In a genomic window of Gossypium arboreum isolate Shixiya-1 chromosome 9, ASM2569848v2, whole genome shotgun sequence:
- the LOC128280768 gene encoding uncharacterized protein LOC128280768 has protein sequence MCKRFEEGLNEDIKLLIEILEIREFATLAERAYKVEELSKEKKQAEREARNFSKRPMGKSQFSASKKLKKYQDRSTSAIGYSGKERGSQRTNPRPSTPSVTSVGSVGTPKPRCQYCNKAHFGECRFKSGACYRCGSFDHFLRDCPERVEKEAEQISKPSNPVWRGRPPRPSGNVSGSRGATKDTIGRPEVRAPARTYAIRAREDASAPDVITDPEDSNTKLDRGKEKVWD, from the exons atgtgcaaacgattcgaagaagggttgaatgaagacattaagttactgatcgaaattcttgaaattcgagagtttgctacattggcagagagagcttataaagtagaagaattgagcaaagaaaagaaacaggctgagagggaagctcgaaattttagtaaaagaccaatgggaaaatcccagttttctgcttcaaagaaattgaagaaatatcaggatcgttctacttcagccattgggtattcgggcaaagagcgaggttctcaacgcactaatccaaggccttctactccatcagtgaccagtgttggcagtgttggcactcctaaaccaagatgccagtactgtaataaagctcattttggtgaatgccgatttaagagtggggcttgttaccgatgtggttcttttgaccatttcctcagagattgtccagaaagggttGAAAAAGAAGCTGAACAGATATCGAAGCCGAGTAATCCAGTTTGGAGGggcagaccacctcgaccatccggtaatgtcagtggtagtcgaggagctacaaaagatactataggtaggcctgaggtacgagcacctgctaggacatatgccattcgtgccagagaagatgcttcagcacccgatgttattactg atccagaagattcaaatacgaagctagatcgaggaaaggaaaaagtttgggattag